The following are from one region of the Nicotiana tabacum cultivar K326 chromosome 3, ASM71507v2, whole genome shotgun sequence genome:
- the LOC107831255 gene encoding zinc finger CCCH domain-containing protein 44 isoform X4: MLCSIISLQIIDLAFDEFIKSFRFRVQVDFDDNSSWEYLFKVYWMYVKEKLSLTLGELIQAKSPCKESDAIAKRQRLPFGYRVALDGKGTRGNSFDNLGLKKSKQLLEPPCKDPPSTENRKIAEPERLSVAGCTPQLELTQPIELELQSKDSLETEEASTSMGKSLTGRMEWASKELLELVAHMKNGATSALSHFDVQALLLEYIKRNNLRDPRQKSQIICDSRLKSLFGKPRVGHIEMLKLLEFHSLIKEGSQKSAFIPAGIVGTVTNHVEADDSIDSSFLKNKTKKRKSRRNSEEKLVQINLDEYGAIDAHNINLIYLRRNLMESLMEDMEKFHGRVIGSVVRIRISSNNQKQEMYRLVPVIGTSKALIPYKIGDKTADVLLVVLNLNKKEAVAIESISNQNFSEDECRRLRQIIKCGLVKRLTIGEIQKKAMELRAVKLNDSLEEEVLRLIHLRDRASENGRKKELRECVEKLELLKMPEERRRRLLAIPEVRADPNMDPNYESEEDAGASDFKKQVEYEGPRYTRFNRSQDKLMSSRRKAKEGSMPCEMSEKREAHGNTILKKLRNQDTACLAVDRSAFETSIAGLSTVDSTSTNSSETDKLWHYRDPSSRKQGPFSVMQLRKWNKSGLFPPDMRIWTDDEHDDSVLLTNALKGLFHKAPRPHDEISRQSQELGAASVSSSAGACKSATGTGRECGEREVPWHLRVTNNHSNSNTDSNSNTDTTRMGGLSSSVPKSLDLNNSYSYKPRPSSPVPPSSHGNVHGDPPHGKRCHEIFQSSTSHMVQDSSGSTISQISDGRKHSMLSNSRRHLGQSSGQNWGSLTSNRSSVNINSGYNFASVTELSDSLEQKGIKNYPDLPSPTPQTSYADVEAQAAEKLLSFSSVVPVCASNVQDLPSPTPNLKDEAPVGQAAADKESFPSSLTVQHSGPSWSSASSLVISRAQLPEITNGWGGCSPAVKPSVDSDLVSDSSLKPAEAVCDRVDAPTSDANQLDCNSSSHPISNCSDWRATFYELIEFSTLDEESVSDLLAEVDAMESQNQSGMASPTSAMRCSEEMIPVCTSDWFSSIEELTRTPDPANSDALISTEDAQLPCQSSLTDELAGASQTVVFDPLKRSSGSSSSSSEGETKSADVSFSQGEAGSNVSNPLPRAKKLQLQR, from the exons ATGCTGTGCTCCATAATCTCATTACAGATTATTGATTTGGCGTTTGATGAGTTCATCAAGTCTTTTCGATTTCGA GTTCAAGTAGATTTTGATGACAACAGCAGCTGGGAGTATCTTTTCAAGGTATACTGGATGTACGTAAAAGAAAAGCTATCATTAACATTAGGTGAACTAATTCAAGCTAAAAGCCCATGCAAAGAATCAGATGCAATTGCTAAGAGACAGCGACTACCTTTTGGTTATCGTGTTGCCCTCGATGGAAAAGGTACTAGGGGCAACTCTTTTGACAATTTGGGGCTGAAGAAATCCAAACAATTGCTAGAGCCACCTTGCAAGGATCCTCCAAGCACTGAAAACCGAAAAATTGCTGAGCCTGAACGTTTAAGTGTTGCTGGCTGTACTCCACAGTTGGAGCTAACACAGCCCATAGAACTAGAGTTACAGAGTAAAGATTCTCTGGAGACAGAAGAAGCAAGCACCAGCATGGGGAAATCTTTGACTGGACGCATGGAATGGGCATCCAAAGAGCTTTTGGAGCTTGTTGCACACATGAAAAATGGTGCTACTTCTGCTTTATCTCATTTTGATGTGCAGGCATTATTACTAGAGTATATTAAGAGAAATAATCTTCGAGATCCTCGCCAGAAAAGTCAAATAATTTGTGATTCGAGGCTCAAAAGCCTTTTTGGAAAGCCTCGCGTTGGCCACATAGAAATGCTAAAGCTTCTTGAGTTTCACTCTCTGATAAAGGAGGGTTCGCAGAAGAGTGCTTTTATACCAGCTGGAATTGTTGGAACTGTTACTAACCATGTGGAAGCTGATGACAGTATTGATAGCTCATTCTTGAAAAATAAAACTAAGAAACGTAAATCTCGTAGAAACTCTGAAGAAAAATTGGTGCAGATTAATCTAGATGAATATGGTGCAATTGATGCTCACAATATCAATCTCATATATTTGCGGCGTAATTTGATGGAGAGTCTCATGGAAGATATGGAAAAGTTCCACGGCAGAGTTATTGGCTCAGTTGTCCGTATAAGAATATCTAGTAACAATCAGAAGCAAGAAATGTACAGGCTTGTTCCTGTTATAG GTACAAGCAAGGCACTTATTCCATACAAGATTGGGGATAAGACAGCTGATGTACTTCTTGTagtattaaacttaaacaagaaagAGGCTGTAGCTATTGAGTCTATTTCAAATCAAAATTTCTCTGAG GATGAATGCAGAAGATTACGTCAGATTATAAAATGTGGGCTTGTAAAGCGGCTGACGATA GGTGAGATACAGAAGAAAGCAATGGAACTCCGTGCTGTAAAACTCAATGAT TCTCTGGAAGAAGAGGTATTGCGGCTCATCCATCTTCGTGATCGAGCAAGTGAGAATGGGCGTAAAAAAGA GCTCAGAGAATGTGTAGAGAAATTAGAGCTTCTGAAGATGCCTGAGGAGCGGCGGAGGAGGCTACTCGCAATTCCAGAAGTGCGTGCCGATCCAAATATGGATCCTAATTACGAATCTGAAGAAGATGCTGGAGCATCCGACTTCAAGAAACAAG TTGAATATGAGGGGCCAAGATACACTAGATTTAATAGAAGCCAAGACAAGCTTATGTCTTCACGGAGGAAAG CTAAAGAGGGATCTATGCCATGTGAAATGAGTGAGAAAAGAGAGGCCCATGGAAATACTATCTTGAAGAAGCTAAGAAATCAAGATACTGCATGTCTGGCTGTGGATAGGTCTGCATTTGAAACTTCAATTGCGGGCCTCTCTACAGTGGACTCAACATCCACTAACAGTAGTGAAACAGACAAACTTTGGCATTACCGTGACCCTAGTAGTAGAAAACAAGGGCCATTTTCAGTGATGCAGTTGAGGAAGTGGAATAAGTCGGGGCTTTTCCCACCTGATATGAGGATATGGACAGATGATGAGCATGATGACTCAGTACTTTTAACTAATGCATTAAAGGGGCTGTTCCATAAAGCCCCTCGGCCGCATGATGAGATATCACGCCAGTCTCAGGAGCTTGGTGCTGCTTCTGTAAGCAGTAGTGCTGGTGCGTGTAAAAGTGCAACTGGAACAGGGAGAGAATGTGGAGAGAGGGAGGTACCTTGGCACCTCCGTGTTACAAACAACCATTCTAATAGTAACACCGACTCTAATAGTAACACCGACACTACGAGGATGGGTGGATTATCCTCATCTGTTCCAAAATCTTTGGATTTGAATAACTCTTATTCTTACAAACCCCGACCATCCAGTCCAGTCCCTCCATCCAGTCATGGGAATGTGCACGGAGATCCTCCACATGGGAAAAGATGCCATGAAATTTTTCAGTCCAGTACCAGTCATATGGTCCAGGACTCAAGTGGAAGCACAATATCCCAAATATCTGATGGCCGCAAACATAGTATGCTATCCAACAGTCGGAGGCATTTAGGACAGTCGTCTGGACAGAACTGGGGATCCTTAACCAGTAATAGAAGTTCGGTTAACATAAATTCTGGATATAATTTTGCTTCAGTTACTGAGTTAAGTGATTCATTGGAACAGAAAGGTATCAAGAATTATCCAGATCTGCCCAGTCCTACCCCACAAACAAGCTATGCCGATGTTGAAGCTCAGGCTGCTGAAAAGCTGCTTTCTTTTAGTTCGGTTGTTCCAGTTTGTGCTTCAAATGTCCAGGATTTACCAAGTCCTACTCCAAACTTGAAAGACGAAGCTCCAGTTGGGCAGGCAGCAGCGGACAAAGAATCTTTTCCTTCTAGTTTAACTGTTCAGCATTCAGGCCCTAGCTGGAGCAGTGCTTCTAGTCTAGTGATCAGTCGGGCCCAGCTTCCTGAAATAACTAATGGATGGGGTGGATGTTCACCAGCTGTGAAACCATCTGTGGACTCTGATCTTGTATCTGATTCTTCACTGAAACCAGCTGAAGCAGTGTGTGATCGTGTCGATGCACCTACTTCAGATGCCAACCAACTCGATTGTAATTCCTCATCTCATCCAATCTCAAACTGTTCCGATTGGCGAGCAACCTTTTACGAGCTAATTGAGTTCAGCACTTTGGATGAGGAATCAGTGTCAGATCTATTAGCTGAAGTCGATGCAATGGAATCCCAAAATCAAAGTGGTATGGCTTCACCAACCTCAGCCATGAGGTGCAGTGAGGAGATGATACCTGTGTGCACTAGTGACTGGTTCAGCTCTATTGAGGAGCTGACTCGCACGCCTGATCCCGCAAATAGTGATGCCTTGATCTCCACTGAAGATGCTCAATTACCTTGTCAATCCTCTCTGACAGATGAACTAGCGGGGGCATCACAGACTGTTGTATTTGATCCTTTAAAGAGGTCTAGTGGGAGTTCATCTTCTAGCAGCGAGGGAGAAACAAAGTCGGCTGATGTTTCCTTTTCCCAGGGAGAAGCTGGGTCCAACGTATCTAACCCTCTACCACGAGCCAAGAAACTGCAGCTTCAGCGATGA